In Carboxydothermus pertinax, the DNA window TTGGAATCCTATCTGAAAATTAGTAAAGGACTTTTATTGGGACTTAAAAACCTCGGGATTGAAGGAGAAATTGCCGAGGGTAAAAAAGCTTCCGATTTATCGGCGATTTGTTTTGAAGCTCCTTCATGGTATGAGTTAACGGTAAAGGGACGTAAGGTAATTGGTAGTGCCCAGGTCCGTAGAGGTGATTACCTGCTTCAGCACGGTGCGATTGTTATAAAAATGGATGTCGACAAACTTTTTCGGGTGTTAAAATTTAAATCCTTGGAGCAAAAAGAGCGGCTTTTGGCAAGTTTTCATAAAAAGGCTGGAGCAATTCTTGATTTTTCTCCCCGGGAATTTTCGCTTGCGGAAATAAAAGAGGCGTTTTTAAAAGGTTTTTCTGAGGGTTTAGAAGTTAGTTTT includes these proteins:
- a CDS encoding lipoate--protein ligase family protein; translated protein: METWRFIDHGSFFGAENMAIDEALLEVLAKNQGVPVLRFYTWVRPTLSLGYFQKAQEEVDFSECEKLGVDVVRRPTGGRAVLHEFELTYSLVGSIHHPKLSGSVLESYLKISKGLLLGLKNLGIEGEIAEGKKASDLSAICFEAPSWYELTVKGRKVIGSAQVRRGDYLLQHGAIVIKMDVDKLFRVLKFKSLEQKERLLASFHKKAGAILDFSPREFSLAEIKEAFLKGFSEGLEVSFQKSYLTPEEEEISKKLLKEKYHSRDWLYRI